The genomic region CATTCTTATATAATAATGGCCTGTCTATTACCATGGTATATTAAAAACTTTTAACTACAAATAGTATGTAGTATTAGTCAATTATTACTTTTCATTTCTATAAAGAAATTATATAAACTTGAACTCATTGAATTGTAATGATAAGGAAATCATACGTATGGTCACAATGGGTCACAATAACGACAAAACATGGGAGATCCTATGAATATTTTGGGTGTTCAATAAATATCTTCTAGTATTAGTGCAGTTTTTGCATAAATAAAATTATTTATTACTTTCTCTCTCGCATGTTATGTTAGGGATCCATGTCCAAATACGTTAACCAGGAAGTACTGGTGGATACCAAATACGTGCTGGATAACGTCGGAAACGAGAAGGTAAGGATAGTTGAAGTGGACTATGATCACTCCACAGCCTATGATGCATGGCATATACCAAACGCCATCCTAGTGAGGTGGAGGGAGGACTTGAGGCATCCCGAGATCAGGGACTTCATAACTCCGCAACAATTTGAGGACCTCATGAGTAGACTGGGAATATCCAACGATAGTACCGTGATTCTTTACGGCGACTACAACAACTGGTTCGCCACATATGCATTTTGGCTGTTTAAGGCATACGGACATCAGGACGTTAGATTGCTTAACGGTGGTAGGACAAAGTGGGCAAAATTGGGTCTTCCAACATCAAAGGATGTCCCAAGGTATCCAAAGACGGAATACAAGGTGAGCAAGGTAGATTGGGGAAGCCATAGGGTTCTAATGTGGGAAGTTCTTCAGAAGGTGAGTAGAGGAGAGACAGGTAAAATCGCTACGCTAATTGATGTTAGATCCCCCAAGGAGTACACAGGAGAAATCAAGGCACCGCCAGAGTACGCCGATGAACAAACGCAAGTAGGAGGTCATATTCCTGGGGCAATAAACATTCCCTGGGCCCAGGCAGTAAATCCAGATACGGGAGAGTTCAAAGCCTATGAGGAACTCCTCAGAATATACTCCAATGTACCGAAGGACAAGGAGATCATCACGTACTGCAGAATTGGCGAGAGAGCAGCCCATACTTGGTTCGTGTTGAAGTACCTTCTGGGATATCCAGCTGTCAGAGTTTATGATGGGTCCTCAGCTGAATGGAACAACGTGGTTGGAATACCTGTGAAAAAGGGAACTGAACCTTGAAGATATTGAGGGAACTTGAATTCAGGCGAGAGGAAATATGTGGGGCAAATAATCCCGTCAGAATCATTATAAACACGGTAAGGGAATTAGGAGATTGTGAAGGGATCAAGGTAAAGGTGAACGATTACGACTGGGTCTTGACTCTACGTAATTTGGCGGAAATACACGACTTCGAGGTAGAAGAAGGGAAAGAGGAAAACAATTTTTTGAATTTAATAGTATATAAACGATGTTAGGGTTGAACAAGTACTTTGTACCCTTTTTCCTGATTCTAGCTTACCATTTCCCTGATTTTGGCCTCTATTCTCGCCTCCCCTGGAATCACCTCCTTCTCTAGGGGCTCACTGAAGGGGATTGGAACATCAGGGACTGCCAATCTTTGGATCGGGGCCTTCAGATCCCTTAAGGCTCTGGACTGAACCCTGAACGTGACCTCGCCGGTCATCCCATAGCTCATGTAATCCTCGTCAAGGATGAGCAACCTACCAGTCTTCTTTACTGACCTAGAGAGTGTCTCCTCGTCCAGGGGGACTAGGGTCCTCAAATCCACAACCTCCACGGAAATTCCCTCCTTTCTCAACTTCTCTGCAACCCTCATTGCCCTGTGGACCATCAGTCCGGCAGATGCCACGGTCAGATCGCTCCCCTCCATCCTCACGGAGGCCTTCCCAAACTCCAGCTCATAGGGTTCCTCAGGAACCTCGTCCTCTCCTCCCTCATAGGGTAGAAAGGGTAACCCTGTGAGGAGTTTGTGACCAAATATGACCACAGGGTTAGGATCCCTCAACGCCCTAATGGTTAAACCCTTAGCGTCGTATGCGTTAGACGGAACCACAACCTTGAAACCTGGGACGTGAGCGAAGAGTCCATAAAGCACTTGAGAGTGTTGTTCCGCGTCTCCATAACCTCCTCCTATTGCTGTGATCACAGTTACCGGCATGGGGAATTGTCCGCCCGACATGTAGTGGTTCTTAGCCATATGGTTGTACATCTGATCAAACCCGGCCCCCAGAAAGTCTACGAACATGAGCGACACTACGGGATGAAGTCCCACTGAGGCCATTCCCACTGCCATTCCCATGAAAGTTTGCTCCGTGATAGGTGTGTCCACCACCCTCTTCCTGCCGAACTTGTCAAAGAGTCCCATGGTGAACCCGAAAACTGCGCCCCAGTAAGTCACGTCCTCCCCCAAGACGACGATGTCACTCCTCCTCTCCATCTCCTGAGATATTGCCTGGGCTATTGCCTGGGAAATTCCCTTCATTCTCATTTGAACACCCCCACTAGGGCTGTAGACGGTTCGGGATAGGGACTTTCCTCAGCGAACTTCAGAGCATCCTCAACCCTTTCCCTTGCCTTCCTTCTCTCATTCTCCAATCTCTCCTTCTCAACTCCTAGCTTGGTTAGCCTGTTACCTAGTCTAGTGATAGGGTCCATTACCCTCCACAACTCAACCTCATCCCTTTCCCTATACTCCTGTCCATCCCCTTCAAAATGTCCCCTAAACCTGTAGGTAACGGCCTCGATCAGGGAGGGACCACCTCCGCTTCTTGCCCTTTGAACGGCCTTTCTCGTAGCCAGATATACGTCAATCACGTCCATTCCGTCCACTAGGAAGGATGGCACATTCAGTGACATTGCCCTCTGGAAGTGATGGGGTGTAGCCAGGGCCACGCTCTTCGGGGTAGAATCAGCGTACATGTTATCCTCTATCACAACTATCAGCGGAAGTTCCCACAGGGAAGCGGCGTTCAAGGTCTCGTAAAAGGTTCCGTGATTTGCGGCCCCCTCTCCAGCAAAGGCCACGGCGACGTTGTCCTCCCCCCTGTACTTGAAGGCGAAGGCTGCACCTGCAGCCTGGGGAAATGATGCCCCAACAATCCCGCTACAGGAAAACCTCACCTCCTTGTCGAAAAGGTGCATATGTCCACCTTTCCCTCCACACAATCCCGTGCTCTTGCCAAATATCTCCGCCGCGAGCTTTCTGATATCAGTCCCCTTGGCTATTGCGTGATGGTGTGGCCTATGCGTGCTCACGACCACATCCTCTTTCCTCAAGTTGCCACCTACTCCGACCGCAACAGCCTCTTGACCGGAGGATAGGTGCATCTCACCCCTTATGGGGCCTGAGGCCATGTTAAAGGGATTCTTTCCCTCGTAGTACTTCGCCCCTATGGCCTCCTCAAACTCTCGAATCAAGTTCATTTGATAGTACATGTTCAAGAGTTGGTCTAGGGTAAAGTTAGCCGACTCGAGTAATCCCTTGAGGTCCTTAATCGTGGGTTCGGGTTTTAGAAACATGGGTATCACTGTCTTTTTCATTTAAGAGATTTAAAGATTCTCTTGTAATTTAGATTTTCATATTTAGTTAATTAAGTTGGTGGCATGAAGATAACCAGAATCAACATGTTTAGTTGATGCAACCCTTCTAGGTAAATTGAACGGGTTCGGTGAAGATGTTGGTGCGACCCGAAGAAGTCCTAGCCTGGGCAGGGAATCATTCTCTCTCCTTTCACGGCCGTGACTAGCTTCTGGTCTAAGGTTAACACATGACCGTCCACGCGATTTGCCAGGGCAACTAGTGACGCGTCGTACACCGTTATACTATACCTCAGGGAAATCTCGTAGGCCTCCCCCACAAATTCTCTGCCTTGATGAACTGGAAAGTTGGAGATGAGGTCCATACCCCTTTCCAGAACTAGCTCTGCGTCCTTGGGAGAGATCTCTCCCCTCACCACCCTCTTCCTCAAAACGTTCGTAAACTCGTAGTAGATCAGGTCCAAGAAATGGAGATCGTCGTGTTCCTCAAGTAATTTCCTAACGCACTCGCTACCCGTCTCCGGAAGGAACACGGAGACCAGGGCGGAGGTATCAACGATCAACCTCATCCCTATCCTCCCTCACAAGCGGGGACGAGGGGGACAGCACCCCGTACTTTGCCCTGAGTTCCTCCCTTATTTTATCTGCCTCCCTCAAGATTGCCCTCTTCTTCTCCCTCCTCACGACGTCCTCAAGGTACTGCCTAACCAGATCGGCGTAATCTATGCCCAGTCTTTCGAGGTCTTCTTTCAGCCTCTTGCTCACCCTTATGGAGATTGTGTCGCTCATTTCAACATGTACATGTTTTGCAAACCTTTAAGGTTTACTCTCTTGTAAACGGGAAAATTGTGACGTCGAGGGTATACCCCCTGGATCACGGATGGGCTTAAATCCCGATAAACTACCGTGCGGTTAAGCATGTTATACACGCCCTTCACCTTTCTGAACAGTTTTTGTTACGTTGTACATCAACTAACTCGGTATCAAAGGGGATTCTCAACGGGTGGAGGTGTAGGAGGAGTTCCCATGTGGTTTTCGCGTAAGCCTTTTCCGCTACGCTTTGTTACGCGTGATTTTTGGTGTCCTCGACTAGATCTTAACTGCCACAGTCAATTTTTTACTGATTATTAATCAACTCTAGTGTCCGGCTAGACTCAACCTGACCTAAGTTAGCTCGTCCTCGCAAACAGTTTTTAACTTACTTTTTCTCAAAGAATACGGTGATTTGGTAATGTTTGGGGGATTTGGCCCCTTCTTTGAGGACTTTGAGATAGGACAGGTCATAAGGCACAGACCTTGTAGAACCCTGGAGCAGTCAGATAACGTGCTTTGGTCTACGCTCACCCTGGATTACACTCCTCTCTACCTGGACAGCGTCTACGCGTCTTACACGGAGTATGGAAAGGTAATCGTGAACCCAAGGCTTGTCCACTCCACGGTAATAGGCCTTTCCACCAGGGACACCAGCATTAACACCCTGGCCTTTCTTGGGATTGACTACGAGGAAATGAGGAGGCCCATATATCCAGGGGACACCCTCTGCGTCGAGACCGAGGTCGTGGGGAAGAGGGAGTCCAAGAGGCCCAACGTAGGGGTGGTGAGCTGGGTGCATAGGGTCTTCAATCAGAGGGGTGAACCCGTGTATGAAATAAGGAGAAATAACCTAGTGTATAAGAGGTCTTACTCCCCATGGTTGAAGTTCCTTGAGGGTGGGGAGGCGAAGCCTGAAATCAACGTGCAGAAAGGGGAGAGAATAGGGCTAAACAAGGAGGAAAGGAGCCTGTCTCACCCAGGATGGGAGGGAAGATACCTCGAGGATTTCACACCTGGGGAGACGGTGATTCATCGCCTAGGTAGGACAGTATCCCAGTACGACAATCTGTTAACAACTGTGTTGTCCATGAATACCGCAACGCTCCACCTGGACGACGAGTACATGAAGTACCACGAATATGGAAAGCCTGTGGTTCAGGGCCCCTTCGTCGTTGGGGTTGGGACGGGAATTTCGTCCTTTGAACTTGGGGGGAACATCTCAGCCGACCGCGGTATCAGGGAACTCAAGTTGAGGGCTCCAGTTTTTGATGGAGACACTCTCCACGCCGTGAGTGAGGTGGTTGAGGTTCAACCTGGAAAGGAGAGCGGAAGGGTCACCCTGAGAACGAGGATTTACAAGAATAACCTCTCGGTAGAGGTGGCAACTTTCATCAGGGAAATCGAGGTTTTCAGGAGAGAGTCCTCCCCATGGGTGAAAATATGGAAAGGATAGCTTGCCGTGAACTGAGGTCGTTAGTCACGGACCCGATGGACGCAGTGAAGAGTCACCTTCCCAGACATGGGGTAATTGCCTTCGGTGGAATGTCCGGCTCCTCGGTTCCCAAGGAGTTTCCCAGGGCCATGGCCCAGCATCTGGAGGGAGAGAGTGGATACGCCTTAACCCTTTTCACGGGAGGAGCCACATCGGAGGAGTTCGAGAGGAACA from Metallosphaera sedula DSM 5348 harbors:
- a CDS encoding alpha-ketoacid dehydrogenase subunit beta, which produces MRMKGISQAIAQAISQEMERRSDIVVLGEDVTYWGAVFGFTMGLFDKFGRKRVVDTPITEQTFMGMAVGMASVGLHPVVSLMFVDFLGAGFDQMYNHMAKNHYMSGGQFPMPVTVITAIGGGYGDAEQHSQVLYGLFAHVPGFKVVVPSNAYDAKGLTIRALRDPNPVVIFGHKLLTGLPFLPYEGGEDEVPEEPYELEFGKASVRMEGSDLTVASAGLMVHRAMRVAEKLRKEGISVEVVDLRTLVPLDEETLSRSVKKTGRLLILDEDYMSYGMTGEVTFRVQSRALRDLKAPIQRLAVPDVPIPFSEPLEKEVIPGEARIEAKIREMVS
- a CDS encoding type II toxin-antitoxin system VapC family toxin encodes the protein MRLIVDTSALVSVFLPETGSECVRKLLEEHDDLHFLDLIYYEFTNVLRKRVVRGEISPKDAELVLERGMDLISNFPVHQGREFVGEAYEISLRYSITVYDASLVALANRVDGHVLTLDQKLVTAVKGERMIPCPG
- a CDS encoding sulfurtransferase is translated as MSKYVNQEVLVDTKYVLDNVGNEKVRIVEVDYDHSTAYDAWHIPNAILVRWREDLRHPEIRDFITPQQFEDLMSRLGISNDSTVILYGDYNNWFATYAFWLFKAYGHQDVRLLNGGRTKWAKLGLPTSKDVPRYPKTEYKVSKVDWGSHRVLMWEVLQKVSRGETGKIATLIDVRSPKEYTGEIKAPPEYADEQTQVGGHIPGAINIPWAQAVNPDTGEFKAYEELLRIYSNVPKDKEIITYCRIGERAAHTWFVLKYLLGYPAVRVYDGSSAEWNNVVGIPVKKGTEP
- a CDS encoding MaoC family dehydratase; translated protein: MFGGFGPFFEDFEIGQVIRHRPCRTLEQSDNVLWSTLTLDYTPLYLDSVYASYTEYGKVIVNPRLVHSTVIGLSTRDTSINTLAFLGIDYEEMRRPIYPGDTLCVETEVVGKRESKRPNVGVVSWVHRVFNQRGEPVYEIRRNNLVYKRSYSPWLKFLEGGEAKPEINVQKGERIGLNKEERSLSHPGWEGRYLEDFTPGETVIHRLGRTVSQYDNLLTTVLSMNTATLHLDDEYMKYHEYGKPVVQGPFVVGVGTGISSFELGGNISADRGIRELKLRAPVFDGDTLHAVSEVVEVQPGKESGRVTLRTRIYKNNLSVEVATFIREIEVFRRESSPWVKIWKG
- a CDS encoding thiamine pyrophosphate-dependent dehydrogenase E1 component subunit alpha encodes the protein MFLKPEPTIKDLKGLLESANFTLDQLLNMYYQMNLIREFEEAIGAKYYEGKNPFNMASGPIRGEMHLSSGQEAVAVGVGGNLRKEDVVVSTHRPHHHAIAKGTDIRKLAAEIFGKSTGLCGGKGGHMHLFDKEVRFSCSGIVGASFPQAAGAAFAFKYRGEDNVAVAFAGEGAANHGTFYETLNAASLWELPLIVVIEDNMYADSTPKSVALATPHHFQRAMSLNVPSFLVDGMDVIDVYLATRKAVQRARSGGGPSLIEAVTYRFRGHFEGDGQEYRERDEVELWRVMDPITRLGNRLTKLGVEKERLENERRKARERVEDALKFAEESPYPEPSTALVGVFK